One window of Caldisericum exile AZM16c01 genomic DNA carries:
- a CDS encoding ComEC/Rec2 family competence protein — MLSFLVLLSTLIGLGISISFQTRNILLLPTYFLTLIVIVLISRKNYRFGIIFLFLLSTLSGYYSFKTVFNTINYNVQDTIVKVCGIVTDFYEISGEKFIYYLKVSSIDNHLEDIIVKVYSKEMPPPKKSTVQIQGELHKNTSKLINFEDTLTLFPKSVKIIKSQIFYTFLSNLRSKIIHNIRSTLKSEEGNLLISTLIGTNALESSTKSDFQLSGIAHIFAISGLHIGIIYSFFTILLNFFIPFVQIFSLFVTFLFIVFIGLKFSAIRAFLMLSILVLGNYLGRGKNLLNSLIVAISLILIAFPQSLFSISFYLSCFAILGIVVALKFDFKQKIFNLLNVSIFVNLYETPLVLFVFNSIPIISIPLNLFVIPYMSFLLLIGLLYTFISLFSIKFASIFSSLINFFYGLLISLVNFSSKLPSASIFGTLSLTQFFFLELALLISTFLLVGNIPKKFKVSITLIVIILMFSFVFYNASLTDIVIENFQNSQVIIVKNSFKNILIISNSGKYSFNKLYNIIKGNGINSIDTIILLKNPTIQEGVQINELYEKRIPIKSIFADESVDKDYLALNFQSYEVLPKNFTLKEGKIKIACRNNDLEIFIGGKSIYP, encoded by the coding sequence ATGCTCTCATTTTTGGTTCTTCTTTCAACTCTAATAGGCTTAGGAATATCAATATCCTTTCAAACAAGAAATATTTTATTACTCCCAACTTATTTTTTAACCCTTATTGTTATTGTACTTATTTCAAGAAAAAATTATAGATTTGGTATCATTTTTTTGTTCCTACTATCAACTTTAAGTGGATATTACTCTTTTAAAACAGTTTTCAACACAATAAATTACAATGTTCAGGATACAATTGTCAAAGTTTGTGGCATCGTCACGGATTTTTATGAAATAAGTGGCGAAAAATTTATATACTATTTAAAAGTGTCATCTATTGACAACCATTTAGAAGATATTATTGTCAAAGTTTACTCGAAAGAAATGCCACCACCAAAAAAATCGACAGTCCAAATACAAGGAGAATTACATAAAAACACCTCAAAGTTAATCAATTTTGAAGATACATTAACTCTTTTTCCTAAAAGTGTAAAAATTATTAAAAGTCAGATTTTTTATACCTTTCTTTCTAATTTAAGGTCAAAAATTATACACAACATAAGATCTACTCTCAAAAGTGAGGAGGGTAATCTCCTTATTTCAACTCTCATAGGAACTAATGCATTAGAAAGTAGTACAAAATCTGATTTTCAACTGTCTGGTATCGCTCATATATTTGCGATTTCCGGATTGCATATCGGTATAATTTACTCATTTTTTACCATACTATTAAATTTTTTTATTCCTTTTGTTCAGATTTTTTCACTTTTTGTAACTTTTTTATTTATTGTATTCATTGGACTAAAGTTTTCTGCAATTAGAGCCTTTTTGATGCTATCGATATTAGTCTTGGGAAATTATCTTGGGAGAGGGAAAAATCTTTTAAATTCACTTATCGTTGCAATCTCTCTAATACTTATAGCTTTTCCTCAATCACTATTTTCAATAAGTTTCTATTTGTCTTGTTTTGCAATTCTTGGAATTGTTGTAGCGTTAAAATTTGACTTTAAACAAAAAATTTTTAATTTGCTCAATGTATCTATCTTTGTTAATCTATATGAGACTCCACTTGTTTTATTTGTATTTAATTCAATACCAATAATATCTATTCCATTAAATCTGTTTGTTATTCCATACATGTCTTTTCTTCTTCTAATAGGTTTACTATATACATTTATTTCTCTTTTTTCGATTAAGTTTGCTTCTATTTTTTCTTCTTTGATTAATTTCTTCTACGGTCTTTTAATTTCACTTGTTAATTTCTCATCTAAGCTCCCAAGTGCTTCTATTTTTGGAACACTTTCTTTAACCCAGTTTTTCTTTTTAGAGCTTGCCTTACTTATATCGACATTTCTACTTGTCGGGAATATTCCTAAAAAATTTAAGGTATCTATAACATTAATAGTGATAATTTTGATGTTTTCTTTTGTCTTTTATAACGCATCTTTAACAGATATTGTAATAGAGAACTTTCAAAATTCGCAAGTAATAATAGTGAAGAATTCTTTTAAGAATATTTTAATTATAAGTAATTCTGGAAAATACTCATTTAACAAACTTTATAACATTATCAAAGGCAATGGGATCAATTCTATAGATACTATAATTCTTCTTAAGAATCCAACCATTCAAGAAGGAGTGCAAATTAACGAGCTTTATGAGAAGAGGATTCCAATAAAAAGTATTTTTGCAGATGAATCAGTCGATAAAGACTACCTTGCTTTGAACTTTCAGAGTTACGAAGTACTTCCTAAAAACTTTACCTTAAAAGAAGGGAAAATAAAAATCGCATGTAGAAATAACGATCTCGAAATTTTTATAGGTGGGAAGTCTATTTATCCTTAA
- a CDS encoding iron-sulfur cluster assembly scaffold protein, with amino-acid sequence MYPKIVVDHFMKPRNVGTIINPTAVGSSKSEGGGKAIIYLHVENGVILDFKYQVDGCPFAIASASILSENIKGKKLEQIEPIDYNFFTIFFDIPKDKIKCVELVVNAFNDALSKIKDK; translated from the coding sequence TTGTATCCAAAGATAGTTGTTGATCATTTTATGAAACCAAGGAACGTTGGAACTATTATAAATCCAACGGCGGTAGGAAGTTCAAAATCTGAAGGAGGTGGTAAGGCAATAATTTATTTGCATGTTGAAAATGGAGTAATTCTTGATTTCAAATATCAAGTTGATGGATGTCCCTTTGCAATTGCAAGTGCGTCTATACTTTCGGAAAATATAAAAGGAAAGAAACTTGAACAGATTGAACCAATTGATTACAATTTTTTTACAATTTTTTTCGACATTCCAAAAGATAAAATCAAATGTGTAGAACTTGTCGTTAACGCATTCAACGATGCATTAAGTAAGATTAAGGATAAATAG
- a CDS encoding amidohydrolase: MLLIKNAKVYTVTQGILENGNVLVEGNRIKKVSSEKIDVDENSTKVIDAQGNLLFPSFIDAHTHLGTFALEGTEMDEDGNEMTNPATPGLRAIDSINPYDPAFKEAFESGFEIVFTGAGSGNVIGGLSTVIKTYGNIVDEMIIKNPAGLKCAFGENPKRVYSSKNQLPTTRMGTAKVFRETLYKGKNYYEKKKSGEKVDFDLNMESLYLVFDHQIPLRIHSHRADDIITAIRIAKHEFGLEVVIEHGTDSARIRDFLAKENVPVILGPILDVSPKVETRSNSFENPKKLVDAGVKVALMTDHPVVSIGYALIQAGLVAYEGGLGFDETLRLITINPAQILKIDNDYGSIEEGKIANLVIFDKNPFSVTAKANTVILEGNVIIEGGKYV; the protein is encoded by the coding sequence ATGCTTTTAATAAAAAATGCAAAAGTTTACACTGTAACGCAAGGCATCTTAGAAAATGGAAATGTGCTCGTAGAAGGTAACAGAATTAAAAAAGTCAGTTCAGAAAAAATTGACGTTGATGAAAATTCGACTAAAGTTATTGACGCACAAGGGAACTTGCTTTTCCCTTCATTTATTGATGCTCACACTCATCTTGGTACGTTTGCTCTTGAAGGAACAGAAATGGATGAGGATGGCAATGAAATGACTAATCCTGCAACTCCTGGATTAAGAGCAATTGATTCAATAAATCCTTATGATCCTGCGTTCAAAGAAGCATTTGAATCAGGCTTTGAAATTGTGTTTACTGGTGCTGGCTCAGGTAATGTAATTGGAGGACTAAGTACTGTTATTAAAACTTACGGTAATATTGTAGACGAAATGATAATTAAAAATCCTGCTGGACTCAAATGCGCCTTTGGCGAAAATCCAAAGAGAGTTTATTCTTCAAAAAATCAACTTCCTACAACTCGAATGGGCACAGCAAAAGTGTTTAGAGAAACACTTTATAAAGGAAAAAATTATTACGAAAAGAAAAAGAGTGGCGAGAAGGTTGACTTTGATTTAAATATGGAAAGTCTTTATCTTGTTTTTGATCACCAAATTCCTCTCAGAATTCACTCTCATAGAGCTGACGATATTATAACAGCAATAAGAATTGCCAAGCATGAATTTGGACTTGAGGTAGTAATAGAGCATGGAACAGATTCAGCAAGAATCAGGGATTTTCTTGCAAAGGAAAACGTTCCTGTAATTCTTGGACCTATTCTTGATGTTTCCCCTAAGGTTGAAACAAGATCTAATTCATTTGAAAATCCTAAGAAATTGGTCGATGCTGGTGTAAAAGTTGCCCTTATGACTGACCATCCAGTTGTATCTATTGGCTACGCGTTAATTCAGGCAGGACTTGTTGCTTACGAAGGAGGATTGGGATTTGACGAAACTCTTAGGCTTATTACAATAAATCCTGCACAGATTTTGAAAATAGATAACGATTATGGAAGTATAGAAGAAGGGAAAATTGCAAACCTTGTTATTTTTGACAAAAATCCTTTTTCAGTAACTGCAAAGGCTAACACTGTCATTCTTGAAGGAAACGTCATTATTGAGGGAGGAAAATATGTATAA
- a CDS encoding amidohydrolase family protein — protein sequence MYKLYARKLFTGEQILEDIVIFFDENKIYHIGEDINEPVKETYTANFVMPPIIDLGSGIGLKEESLGRVEGDDLNEATNPVTPELFALDGINPYDEAFDKAIKGGTLISLVLPGNTNPIGGRGTLIYNKGKHALDMVIQNSYGVKFSINTEPKSVYGPKNKTPSTRMGIAYVIRDTLYKAIEYKKEHKEPNLSYESLQDLISQKDLALFASLRADDIATSLRITKEFNLNSAILYGAQANLVKDLIKESNVPVIYGPVMFPRWSIELKGLSPKVPVELISNGILTALTSGHPMFPSKYLRLNAGLLVREGLNEVEALKTITLNPAKILGNVHLGKLEKDGLSNIVAFDNVPYDTNAVTSHVFLKGVRVV from the coding sequence ATGTATAAACTTTACGCAAGAAAACTCTTTACCGGAGAACAAATTTTAGAAGATATAGTAATTTTCTTTGATGAAAATAAAATTTATCACATTGGAGAAGATATCAACGAACCCGTTAAAGAAACTTATACTGCAAATTTTGTCATGCCTCCAATTATAGATCTTGGTTCTGGGATTGGACTCAAAGAAGAATCGCTTGGTCGAGTTGAAGGTGATGATTTAAATGAAGCAACCAATCCTGTTACACCAGAACTCTTTGCTCTCGATGGAATAAACCCTTACGACGAAGCTTTTGACAAAGCCATTAAAGGAGGAACACTTATAAGCTTGGTCTTACCGGGAAATACAAATCCTATTGGAGGACGAGGCACACTTATATACAACAAAGGAAAGCATGCTCTTGATATGGTAATTCAGAACTCATATGGAGTAAAATTTTCAATTAATACAGAACCAAAGTCAGTATATGGACCAAAGAACAAGACTCCATCTACAAGGATGGGAATTGCCTATGTTATTAGAGACACACTTTACAAAGCAATTGAATATAAAAAGGAACACAAAGAGCCAAATCTTTCTTACGAGTCATTACAAGATTTAATTTCACAAAAAGATCTTGCGCTTTTTGCAAGTTTGAGGGCGGATGATATTGCAACTTCTTTGAGAATTACCAAGGAATTTAACTTAAATTCTGCAATTCTTTACGGTGCGCAGGCAAACTTGGTTAAAGATTTGATTAAGGAAAGTAACGTCCCAGTTATATACGGCCCCGTGATGTTCCCACGCTGGTCAATTGAACTAAAGGGTCTTTCTCCAAAAGTTCCTGTTGAACTTATTAGTAATGGAATTTTAACAGCTCTTACATCAGGACATCCAATGTTTCCAAGTAAATATCTAAGACTGAATGCAGGGCTTCTTGTACGAGAAGGCCTTAATGAAGTTGAAGCTTTAAAAACAATAACCTTAAACCCAGCTAAAATTTTAGGAAATGTTCACCTTGGAAAACTTGAAAAAGATGGTCTATCAAACATTGTTGCCTTCGATAACGTTCCGTATGATACAAATGCTGTAACAAGTCATGTCTTTCTTAAAGGTGTGCGAGTAGTCTAA
- a CDS encoding KaiC domain-containing protein, with protein MQPKVDFKNIYTGSQALEKAPKIYGIQTGIEGLDDLFFIVKEEKGKLIKKTLGGLPAYSVINITGVNDTGKSLMAEQFAIEQAHKGSKVVFVTVESPANFVAASLQIRATAMGYNFKDFEDNFILIDAASSYNLRENIPDLLATLAYVISTYKARFTVIDSVTGLFESKEMFARAIVRRLFNFMKSWYQTSIIVSQKRSGHEELTAEAAGGYAVGHIVDGTIVLAKELIDSQYKSKIYKKPLGDIVRLFRIDGCRLSGHDTKTHFLEITESGLVKIKEPISGGEEI; from the coding sequence ATTCAACCAAAAGTAGATTTTAAAAATATATATACCGGAAGCCAGGCACTTGAGAAAGCACCAAAAATTTATGGAATTCAAACCGGAATTGAAGGACTTGACGACTTGTTTTTTATTGTAAAAGAAGAGAAAGGAAAGCTCATTAAAAAAACTCTGGGAGGTCTTCCCGCCTATTCAGTTATTAACATAACTGGAGTAAACGATACTGGAAAATCCTTAATGGCAGAGCAATTTGCAATTGAACAAGCACACAAAGGATCTAAAGTGGTCTTTGTTACAGTTGAATCACCTGCTAATTTTGTCGCAGCATCTCTTCAAATTAGGGCAACTGCAATGGGATATAACTTTAAAGATTTTGAGGATAATTTCATTCTTATTGATGCTGCTTCTTCATACAACCTTAGAGAAAATATTCCTGATCTTCTTGCAACTCTTGCTTATGTTATTTCTACTTATAAGGCTAGATTTACAGTAATTGATTCTGTAACTGGACTCTTTGAAAGTAAAGAAATGTTTGCAAGAGCAATTGTCAGAAGACTGTTTAACTTTATGAAATCTTGGTACCAAACTTCGATTATCGTTTCGCAAAAAAGAAGTGGCCATGAAGAGCTAACGGCGGAAGCTGCGGGAGGATATGCTGTAGGTCACATAGTTGACGGGACGATTGTTCTTGCAAAAGAACTTATCGATTCTCAATATAAATCGAAAATATATAAGAAGCCTTTGGGTGACATTGTAAGGTTATTCAGAATTGATGGATGTAGACTTTCTGGACACGACACAAAAACACATTTTTTGGAGATAACAGAATCTGGCTTAGTAAAAATTAAGGAACCGATTTCAGGAGGTGAAGAAATATGA
- a CDS encoding molybdopterin molybdotransferase MoeA, with protein MGERFLTVYSPEEVIEKIFDLFDIDINVISIPTEHSFGYYIAEDIRSKIDLPPFRKSLVDGYAVKSTDIKGASYENPVFLKNLGEVKIGTKPAVSIKDGSTCYVPTGGVVPDGADAVVMVEDTEIKGDTVFIFKDVQATQNIFEKGAELVKESVVLTKGVRINELNIGLLNFTGVEFVQVISPLKVGLISTGDEVTDEHPLPYGKIFDYNGITLKHLLLKDGFIPSFYGVVKDNAESIKEALKIALKENDFVIMTGGTSKGNFDFTVNTINSLGKPGVIVHGLNASPGKPTIFGIVNRKLVVGLSGNPLASVMIYSIVIRNLISKKLKIIIPEKKIIGKLSNQVSSRKGRTEFVLGRLKIENNENIIEPLLSDSSFTFVLNESHGFIKIPQEKEGLLANESVEFFLW; from the coding sequence ATGGGTGAAAGGTTTTTAACAGTTTATTCTCCTGAAGAAGTTATCGAGAAAATATTTGATCTTTTTGATATAGATATAAATGTTATTTCGATACCGACAGAGCACTCTTTCGGATATTATATAGCGGAAGACATTAGATCTAAGATTGATTTACCACCTTTTAGAAAATCTCTTGTCGATGGCTATGCGGTTAAATCTACGGATATAAAAGGCGCAAGTTATGAAAATCCGGTTTTTTTGAAAAATTTAGGTGAAGTAAAAATAGGTACAAAACCTGCAGTATCAATAAAAGATGGATCAACCTGTTATGTTCCTACTGGGGGAGTAGTTCCAGATGGAGCAGATGCTGTTGTAATGGTTGAAGATACGGAGATAAAGGGTGATACAGTCTTTATTTTTAAAGATGTTCAGGCAACCCAAAATATTTTTGAGAAAGGAGCTGAGCTCGTTAAAGAATCCGTTGTCTTAACAAAGGGTGTAAGAATTAATGAACTTAACATAGGACTACTAAATTTTACTGGTGTGGAATTCGTTCAAGTAATATCACCTTTAAAGGTTGGATTAATTTCTACGGGTGATGAAGTAACAGATGAGCATCCTTTACCATACGGAAAAATTTTTGACTATAACGGGATTACTTTGAAACACTTATTATTAAAAGATGGTTTTATTCCTTCATTTTACGGGGTTGTAAAAGACAATGCCGAAAGTATAAAGGAGGCGTTAAAGATTGCACTAAAAGAGAACGATTTTGTAATAATGACGGGTGGAACAAGCAAAGGAAACTTTGATTTTACTGTAAATACAATTAACTCCTTGGGCAAACCAGGAGTTATAGTGCATGGTTTGAATGCATCTCCAGGGAAACCAACAATATTCGGAATTGTTAACAGAAAATTAGTAGTGGGTCTATCGGGTAATCCGCTTGCATCAGTTATGATTTATTCAATTGTGATAAGAAACTTAATATCAAAAAAATTGAAAATTATAATTCCGGAAAAGAAGATCATTGGCAAACTGTCAAATCAAGTAAGTTCCAGAAAAGGTAGAACAGAGTTTGTTTTGGGAAGGCTAAAAATAGAAAATAATGAAAATATAATTGAACCGTTGCTTTCTGATTCATCATTTACCTTTGTATTAAATGAGTCACATGGATTTATAAAAATACCACAGGAAAAAGAAGGTTTATTAGCAAATGAATCTGTAGAGTTTTTCCTGTGGTAA
- a CDS encoding electron transfer flavoprotein subunit alpha/FixB family protein, with product MKALIVYETNLPNLNDLHNIFDNIRIASVRNDRDADYIPSFLIRVSSEGLEFLSKIEEINDFDVIIFSNEVLPREIASLFAGKNGFGIVSHVSEIRAEKNNLSFIVYGWKNLGVEIISKTKPTVCIINNGVYKDKYNPLNREIIEISKDQSVEIVESFPQSIDEKIKSKIVIGVGLGVSKDLYQQIFFIAEKIGAKVVCTRPVADLGYFPYDSVVGDTGIEIETDIYIALGISGSIQHLSGISAKTIIAVNSDSNAPIFSKAHIKVNENVEKVVGGLFEWVKGF from the coding sequence ATGAAGGCGCTAATAGTATACGAAACAAATTTACCAAACTTAAATGATTTACACAATATTTTCGACAATATAAGAATTGCAAGCGTAAGAAATGATCGCGACGCAGACTACATCCCTTCATTTTTGATTAGGGTAAGTTCTGAAGGGCTTGAATTTCTTTCTAAGATTGAAGAAATAAATGACTTTGATGTAATAATTTTTTCAAATGAAGTATTGCCCAGAGAAATTGCTTCGTTATTTGCTGGAAAAAACGGATTTGGTATTGTCTCGCACGTTAGTGAAATAAGGGCAGAAAAAAATAACCTTTCGTTTATTGTTTATGGTTGGAAAAACCTTGGTGTTGAAATAATTTCTAAAACAAAACCTACCGTTTGTATTATAAATAACGGAGTTTACAAGGATAAGTATAATCCTTTAAATAGGGAAATAATTGAGATTTCAAAAGATCAATCGGTAGAAATAGTTGAGTCATTTCCGCAATCTATCGACGAAAAAATAAAGTCTAAAATTGTAATAGGTGTTGGCCTTGGGGTATCAAAGGATTTGTATCAACAAATATTCTTTATTGCTGAAAAGATTGGTGCAAAAGTTGTTTGTACCCGTCCTGTAGCGGATTTAGGCTACTTTCCTTACGACAGTGTAGTAGGTGATACAGGAATAGAAATAGAAACCGATATTTATATTGCATTAGGAATTTCAGGATCAATTCAGCATCTAAGTGGAATAAGTGCAAAAACAATTATTGCTGTTAACTCAGATTCGAATGCACCTATATTTTCAAAAGCACACATTAAGGTAAATGAAAATGTGGAAAAAGTTGTAGGAGGGTTATTTGAATGGGTGAAAGGTTTTTAA
- a CDS encoding electron transfer flavoprotein subunit beta/FixA family protein, with product MKIVVLVKVIPKNIEFDKQLKRIKRSSESVINPTDFITLSAAIELKNKFGFYVDVVSMAPLSAKDVLSKLFDYGVDRVFLLSHMLFANSDVYATSNVISKFIQNFDNDYDYVFAHNFSSDGLTGVLPGEVASKLSILYISNVLQVDYESNFLVVDKLDKDEINRFRIKNKALVSFSNESKKKALPSLYYAFNPNEKTVEIFSNDVLKLDGSEVGSDGSKTIVKDIFDLRSNFQSDLITENGDKIIAEILSKEVQQ from the coding sequence ATGAAGATTGTTGTGCTTGTAAAAGTTATTCCAAAAAATATAGAATTTGATAAGCAGTTGAAACGAATAAAACGTTCATCAGAGTCCGTAATAAACCCTACCGATTTTATCACATTAAGTGCAGCAATAGAATTAAAAAATAAGTTTGGTTTTTATGTTGACGTTGTAAGTATGGCGCCTTTGAGTGCAAAGGACGTCTTAAGTAAACTTTTCGATTACGGTGTGGATAGAGTATTTCTTCTTTCTCACATGCTTTTTGCAAATTCTGATGTTTATGCAACTTCAAATGTGATTTCTAAATTTATACAAAATTTCGATAATGATTATGACTATGTGTTTGCACATAATTTTTCTTCTGACGGGCTTACTGGAGTTTTACCAGGGGAGGTTGCATCAAAACTGTCAATTTTATATATTTCGAATGTTTTACAGGTAGATTACGAGAGTAATTTTCTTGTAGTTGATAAACTCGATAAAGATGAAATAAATCGATTTAGGATAAAAAATAAGGCACTAGTGAGTTTTTCGAACGAATCAAAGAAAAAAGCTCTTCCAAGTTTGTATTATGCCTTTAATCCGAATGAAAAAACAGTGGAAATATTTTCAAACGATGTTCTAAAACTTGACGGAAGTGAAGTTGGAAGCGATGGCTCTAAAACAATAGTTAAAGATATATTTGACTTAAGATCTAATTTTCAGAGTGACCTAATAACAGAAAATGGTGATAAAATAATTGCTGAAATTTTGTCTAAAGAGGTGCAACAATGA
- the fmt gene encoding methionyl-tRNA formyltransferase: MRIAFFSGSEISIPFAENLLGEIVLFVTLSPKIRGRGNKVSPNPVKLFADEYNKAVLEIENFSQQIVNEILSYKPDALVVFSFGKIIPKSILELTKCPLNIHPSDLPMYRGASPIERQLMDGVSKSAVTIIKMNEEIDKGEILLKKHFDVSVYDDYFSFLKKVYDVGIPLLREALECCLKGMCSPVPQVGEGSYAKKIRKEEEKINWKEDAFRIHNRVRALTRIGAYTIFREKKLKIFKTDFLNEFFNNSTPGTIVYVHNEYFLVSSLKGCVKILRVQPEGKKIMDVKDFINGYKPKIGEVML, from the coding sequence ATGAGAATCGCATTTTTCAGTGGTTCTGAAATTTCAATTCCATTTGCAGAGAATTTACTCGGAGAAATTGTTTTATTCGTTACTCTTTCACCAAAAATAAGGGGACGTGGAAACAAAGTGTCTCCAAATCCTGTGAAATTATTTGCAGATGAGTACAATAAGGCTGTTTTAGAGATTGAAAACTTTTCTCAACAAATTGTAAATGAAATCTTAAGCTATAAACCTGATGCGTTGGTAGTTTTTTCTTTTGGAAAAATTATTCCCAAAAGCATACTTGAATTAACAAAATGTCCTTTAAACATTCATCCATCTGACCTTCCTATGTATAGAGGCGCAAGTCCGATTGAGAGACAACTTATGGACGGGGTAAGTAAATCTGCCGTTACAATTATAAAGATGAATGAAGAAATTGATAAAGGTGAGATACTATTAAAAAAACACTTTGATGTTTCAGTGTATGATGACTATTTTTCTTTCCTCAAAAAGGTTTATGATGTTGGAATTCCTCTTTTAAGAGAAGCGCTTGAATGCTGTCTTAAAGGTATGTGCTCTCCTGTGCCTCAGGTTGGAGAGGGAAGTTATGCAAAAAAGATAAGAAAAGAAGAAGAAAAAATTAATTGGAAAGAGGATGCATTTAGAATTCACAACAGAGTTCGCGCACTGACAAGAATTGGTGCCTATACAATTTTTAGAGAAAAAAAGTTAAAGATATTCAAAACCGATTTTTTAAATGAGTTTTTTAATAATTCTACACCCGGAACGATAGTTTATGTCCATAACGAGTACTTTCTTGTTTCTTCTTTAAAAGGATGTGTTAAAATACTTAGGGTTCAACCAGAAGGAAAAAAAATAATGGATGTAAAAGATTTTATAAATGGCTACAAACCAAAAATTGGTGAGGTGATGTTATGA
- the def gene encoding peptide deformylase has translation MKIYTYGHPVLRKTAKKLTKVNKDIEKIINEMFRTMRQNTPRGIGLAATQVGVTYSFFVYELEDDKGVVVNPEILERRKETEKEEEGCLSVPGVYGIVERPQEIVVRYMDLDGSVHEEILNGLKARVFQHEIDHLNGIIFTDYIDSIEKLEVEEGYEIPKELIERYLKK, from the coding sequence ATGAAGATATATACATATGGTCATCCTGTTTTAAGGAAAACGGCAAAAAAATTGACGAAAGTTAATAAGGACATAGAGAAAATTATAAATGAGATGTTTAGGACAATGCGACAAAATACACCAAGAGGTATTGGACTTGCTGCAACTCAAGTTGGGGTTACCTATTCTTTTTTTGTCTATGAACTTGAAGATGACAAAGGGGTCGTTGTAAACCCAGAAATTTTAGAAAGAAGAAAAGAAACCGAAAAAGAAGAGGAGGGGTGTCTTTCAGTCCCAGGTGTTTATGGAATCGTTGAGAGACCTCAAGAAATTGTCGTAAGATACATGGACCTTGACGGTTCGGTCCATGAGGAAATATTAAACGGTTTGAAGGCGAGAGTTTTCCAACATGAAATTGACCACTTAAACGGAATAATTTTTACAGACTACATTGATAGTATTGAAAAATTAGAAGTTGAAGAAGGTTACGAAATACCTAAAGAGCTTATCGAAAGATACTTGAAGAAATGA
- a CDS encoding L-threonylcarbamoyladenylate synthase — protein MKEIYEKALRHLNNNGIIAFKTDTVMGLGVNGLSNIAVKNLFDLKGRSYDKPLYLLAYSVEQIYDYVYGITDEALDLMKKYFPGALAIIFRSQKKLYTKPDEKGETLGVRIPKYPDLLEFLAFIKMPLLNTSANISDMPPLETKESILETFGYKVLYIEFEHDIEMLGLPSTIVEFTSGKPVIIRKGAVEI, from the coding sequence ATGAAAGAAATTTATGAAAAAGCACTTAGACATCTTAATAATAATGGTATTATAGCGTTTAAGACTGATACGGTTATGGGGCTTGGAGTAAATGGTCTTAGTAATATAGCAGTTAAAAATTTGTTTGATTTAAAGGGTAGATCCTACGATAAGCCTCTTTATCTTCTTGCATATTCAGTTGAACAAATATACGATTATGTTTACGGTATTACTGATGAGGCACTTGACCTAATGAAAAAATACTTTCCTGGAGCTCTTGCAATTATATTTAGGTCGCAAAAAAAACTTTACACGAAACCTGATGAAAAAGGAGAAACATTAGGTGTAAGAATTCCAAAATATCCTGATCTTTTAGAATTTCTTGCGTTTATCAAGATGCCGCTTCTTAATACAAGCGCAAACATCTCAGATATGCCACCTTTGGAAACAAAGGAAAGCATATTAGAAACTTTTGGATATAAAGTTCTTTACATTGAATTCGAACATGATATTGAAATGCTTGGATTACCATCTACAATTGTAGAGTTTACTTCTGGAAAACCTGTTATAATTAGGAAGGGAGCGGTTGAAATATGA